In the Rhabdothermincola sediminis genome, one interval contains:
- the ftsZ gene encoding cell division protein FtsZ has translation MAGSPQNYLAVIKVVGVGGGGVNAVNRMIDAGLKGVEFIAVNTDAQALLMSDADVKVDIGRELTRGLGAGSDPEVGRQAAEAHKEELEEVLKGADMVFITAGKGGGTGTGAAPVLAEVAKNLGALTIGVVTRPFGFEGRRRAVQAESGIQRLKEKVDTLIVIPNDRLLTVSNDKTSVLNAFKMADEVLLQGVQGITDLITTPGLINTDFADVKMIMSDAGSALMGIGYGSGEGRALTAARAAISSPLLEASIEGARGILLTIAGGSDLGLFEVNEAAEVIHSVAHPDANIIFGTVIDDEMGDEVRVTVIAAGFDRWDADRKPAEGKPARAADLAPVTDVFAGGGDDEDLGLEGGDDDFDVPAFLK, from the coding sequence ATGGCCGGTTCTCCGCAGAACTACCTCGCGGTCATCAAGGTCGTCGGGGTCGGCGGCGGCGGGGTCAACGCCGTCAACCGCATGATCGATGCCGGCTTGAAGGGCGTGGAGTTCATCGCGGTCAACACCGACGCGCAGGCACTGCTCATGAGTGACGCCGACGTCAAGGTCGACATCGGCCGGGAGCTGACCCGCGGCCTCGGCGCGGGCAGCGACCCGGAAGTGGGTCGCCAGGCGGCCGAGGCGCACAAGGAGGAGCTCGAGGAGGTCCTCAAGGGGGCCGACATGGTGTTCATCACCGCTGGCAAGGGTGGTGGCACCGGCACCGGCGCGGCTCCGGTCCTGGCGGAGGTGGCGAAGAACCTGGGGGCGCTGACCATCGGTGTGGTGACCAGGCCGTTCGGCTTCGAGGGCCGCCGCCGCGCCGTGCAGGCCGAGTCGGGCATCCAGCGCCTGAAGGAGAAGGTCGACACCCTGATCGTGATCCCGAACGATCGGCTGCTCACCGTGTCCAACGACAAGACCTCGGTGCTCAATGCCTTCAAGATGGCCGATGAGGTGCTCTTGCAGGGTGTGCAGGGCATCACCGACCTCATCACCACCCCGGGCCTCATCAACACCGACTTCGCCGACGTGAAGATGATCATGAGTGACGCCGGCTCCGCGCTGATGGGCATCGGGTACGGCTCAGGCGAGGGGCGGGCCCTCACCGCGGCCCGGGCGGCGATCTCAAGCCCCCTGCTCGAGGCCAGCATCGAGGGCGCCCGCGGCATCCTGCTCACCATCGCCGGTGGGAGCGACCTGGGCCTGTTCGAGGTGAACGAGGCGGCCGAGGTGATCCACTCGGTCGCCCACCCCGACGCAAACATCATCTTCGGCACCGTCATCGACGACGAGATGGGCGACGAAGTGCGGGTCACGGTCATCGCCGCGGGCTTCGACCGCTGGGACGCCGACCGCAAGCCCGCCGAGGGCAAGCCGGCCCGGGCCGCGGACCTGGCCCCCGTCACCGACGTCTTCGCCGGGGGCGGCGACGACGAGGACCTGGGGCTGGAGGGCGGCGACGACGACTTCGACGTGCCCGCCTTCCTGAAGTAG
- a CDS encoding polyphenol oxidase family protein — protein sequence MIELWRVPLPGRRVARASFTVRSDGDFAITRPTPELEARRRSVLELPWAWARQVHGPAVAAIDDPATAGQVCGAEADALVTGATGIVVSVTVADCAPVALVSPEGVVAAVHAGWRGLSRGVLPAAVEAMRARGAVTIEAYLGPCIHPECYEFGADDLAGLVRTLGPGIRSLTGNGRPALDLPTAVAASLGRAGVVLVGAADVCTACGGERWFSHRARAESGRHALAVWMEPRS from the coding sequence GTGATCGAGCTCTGGCGTGTGCCACTGCCCGGCCGGAGGGTGGCCCGGGCGTCGTTCACGGTGCGCTCCGACGGTGATTTCGCGATCACCCGGCCCACGCCGGAGCTCGAAGCCCGCCGCCGATCGGTGCTCGAGCTCCCCTGGGCGTGGGCCCGCCAGGTGCACGGCCCCGCGGTCGCGGCGATCGACGACCCGGCGACGGCCGGGCAGGTGTGCGGTGCCGAAGCCGACGCCCTGGTCACCGGTGCGACAGGGATCGTGGTCTCGGTGACCGTGGCCGACTGCGCGCCGGTGGCCCTCGTGTCCCCCGAGGGCGTGGTCGCCGCGGTCCATGCCGGGTGGCGAGGGTTGAGTCGGGGTGTACTCCCGGCCGCGGTGGAGGCGATGCGGGCCAGGGGGGCGGTCACGATCGAGGCCTACCTCGGGCCGTGCATCCACCCGGAGTGCTACGAGTTCGGCGCCGACGACCTCGCCGGTCTGGTGCGCACGCTCGGACCGGGCATCAGGAGTCTGACCGGGAACGGCCGCCCGGCGCTCGATCTCCCCACCGCGGTGGCCGCGTCCCTCGGCCGGGCCGGCGTGGTGTTGGTCGGCGCCGCGGACGTGTGCACCGCCTGCGGCGGGGAACGGTGGTTCTCCCACCGGGCCCGGGCGGAGTCGGGCCGGCACGCGCTGGCGGTGTGGATGGAGCCGCGGTCATGA
- a CDS encoding DivIVA domain-containing protein, producing MDATPHLLTDVKFSERRKGYDPEEVDNFLAQVSEKVAQLQDMVREATARADEAEAKVADAQRAKEVAQAQVDKLKADLARLEAAPRPLDEQEEAERASKILLMAQKTADATIEDANRSAQATIAEGRQQAASMLADAEAEAEKLRAEAKRQIDELLRQRRGEILAEVGELERARDELSADVEALRSHLDVERQNIQRALDAIRQALDDPTGLRVAEPPPLHPVTLPERSSVEDAPAPAAEESASDAAAPEEGVAPGVPDTGDAPQEAVGEATIAPGPARSEPLGERPAEGEAPSGPHPGPATPDASTPVPESTAADAGPTAGGGADAGDLGAERLFETAEPDGSPLDPGPATELFTPFPEDAEREDPLGQPDAEADAAMRAFFEADFEAEAEQKRSRWRR from the coding sequence ATGGACGCCACGCCGCACCTGCTGACCGACGTCAAGTTCTCGGAGCGCCGTAAGGGCTACGACCCGGAGGAGGTCGACAACTTCCTCGCCCAGGTGAGCGAGAAGGTGGCTCAGCTCCAGGACATGGTGCGGGAGGCGACGGCGAGGGCCGACGAGGCAGAGGCGAAGGTCGCCGACGCGCAACGGGCGAAGGAGGTCGCGCAGGCCCAGGTCGACAAGCTCAAGGCCGATCTGGCTCGCCTCGAAGCCGCTCCCCGTCCCCTTGACGAGCAGGAGGAGGCCGAGCGGGCCTCGAAGATCCTGCTCATGGCGCAGAAGACCGCGGACGCGACCATCGAAGACGCCAACCGCTCGGCTCAGGCCACGATCGCGGAGGGCCGCCAGCAGGCGGCGTCGATGCTCGCCGACGCCGAGGCGGAGGCAGAGAAGCTGCGAGCCGAGGCGAAGCGGCAGATCGATGAGCTGCTGCGGCAGCGCCGAGGGGAGATCCTCGCCGAGGTCGGTGAGCTCGAGCGGGCCCGTGACGAGCTGTCGGCCGACGTCGAGGCGTTGCGCAGCCACCTCGACGTCGAGCGCCAGAACATCCAGCGAGCGCTCGATGCCATCAGGCAGGCGCTCGATGACCCCACCGGCCTCCGGGTGGCGGAGCCACCACCGCTGCACCCCGTCACCCTGCCCGAGCGATCCTCGGTGGAGGACGCGCCGGCGCCAGCGGCCGAGGAGTCGGCCAGCGACGCAGCCGCCCCCGAGGAGGGGGTGGCGCCGGGGGTGCCCGACACCGGCGACGCGCCGCAGGAGGCGGTGGGGGAGGCCACGATCGCCCCGGGCCCCGCGCGGAGCGAACCGCTCGGTGAGCGGCCGGCGGAGGGGGAGGCCCCGAGCGGGCCCCACCCGGGACCAGCGACACCTGATGCCTCGACGCCGGTCCCCGAGAGCACGGCAGCCGATGCGGGGCCCACAGCGGGCGGGGGCGCCGACGCGGGCGACCTCGGTGCCGAGCGTCTGTTCGAGACCGCCGAGCCCGACGGGTCACCGCTCGACCCTGGGCCGGCCACCGAGCTGTTCACCCCGTTCCCGGAGGATGCGGAGCGGGAGGACCCGCTGGGCCAGCCCGACGCGGAGGCCGACGCGGCCATGCGGGCGTTCTTCGAGGCCGACTTCGAGGCCGAGGCGGAGCAGAAGCGGAGCCGGTGGCGACGCTGA
- a CDS encoding YggS family pyridoxal phosphate-dependent enzyme — protein sequence MTGAEVDPEVVSARVRALRSRIAAVTDLEVRIVAVTKGFGAGAVRAALAAGIHDIGENYAQELLDKHAALAELAREVRWQFIGRLQRNKVRALASVVSCWQTIDRDELAAELSRRAPGAAVLVQLNLSGEPQKGGCPIDEAPRLVARCSQLGLEVRGLMGVGPAGPPERARPGFRRLVALADELGLPERSIGMTADLEVALEEGSTMVRVGRELFGPRPVRGGAAGPLA from the coding sequence ATGACCGGCGCCGAGGTCGACCCGGAGGTGGTGTCGGCGCGGGTGCGCGCGCTCCGTTCCCGCATCGCCGCGGTGACGGACCTGGAGGTGCGCATCGTGGCGGTGACCAAGGGGTTCGGCGCCGGCGCGGTGCGAGCCGCGCTCGCGGCCGGGATCCACGACATCGGCGAGAACTACGCGCAGGAGCTCCTCGACAAGCACGCTGCGCTCGCTGAGCTGGCGCGGGAGGTCCGGTGGCAGTTCATCGGGCGCCTCCAGCGGAACAAGGTCCGCGCCCTGGCCTCCGTGGTCTCGTGCTGGCAGACGATCGATCGCGACGAGCTGGCAGCCGAGCTGTCCCGGCGTGCACCCGGTGCAGCCGTGCTGGTCCAGCTGAACCTCTCGGGGGAGCCTCAGAAGGGTGGATGCCCGATCGACGAGGCTCCCCGCCTCGTCGCCCGGTGCTCGCAGCTCGGCCTGGAGGTCCGGGGGCTGATGGGTGTCGGGCCCGCGGGCCCGCCGGAGCGCGCTCGCCCGGGGTTCCGGCGCCTGGTGGCGCTGGCGGACGAGCTCGGCCTCCCCGAGCGGTCGATCGGCATGACCGCCGATCTGGAGGTCGCGCTGGAGGAAGGCAGCACGATGGTCCGGGTCGGTCGGGAGCTCTTCGGGCCGCGACCGGTGCGTGGAGGGGCGGCAGGGCCACTAGCCTGA
- a CDS encoding RrF2 family transcriptional regulator, producing the protein MKVSTRGDYASRALLSLALHAHEDGPTSVRDIAERTGLPQPYLEQILLALKGAGLVRSKRGVGGGYVLARPPKEIALSEILSAVDGPIVAGDFGEPHTNGACDHEGQCVLLAIWADVGEHMRRYLGSLTLADIVDMARGEAPWPDEKPEDAEPVS; encoded by the coding sequence GTGAAGGTCTCGACGCGTGGCGACTACGCCAGCCGGGCCCTCCTCTCGCTCGCCCTGCACGCGCACGAGGATGGGCCGACGTCGGTGCGCGACATCGCGGAGCGGACCGGGTTGCCCCAGCCCTACCTGGAGCAGATCCTCCTGGCGCTGAAGGGAGCCGGGCTGGTGCGCTCCAAGCGAGGGGTGGGCGGTGGCTACGTGTTGGCCCGCCCCCCCAAGGAGATCGCCCTCTCGGAGATCCTCTCCGCGGTTGACGGCCCGATCGTGGCCGGCGACTTCGGCGAGCCCCACACCAACGGGGCCTGTGACCACGAGGGCCAGTGCGTGCTGCTCGCGATCTGGGCCGACGTCGGTGAGCACATGCGCCGCTACCTCGGATCGCTCACGCTGGCCGACATCGTGGACATGGCTCGCGGCGAGGCTCCCTGGCCGGACGAGAAGCCCGAGGACGCCGAGCCCGTCAGCTGA
- the sepF gene encoding cell division protein SepF — protein sequence MASVWKKTMLYLGLGPDDEYDDDVEPETAGPPPPAHRDQAPAMARPATRTRPAAPRSSPPAPMDDAPAVRTLPPPAAASEPVAAKPRGVVRPVPAAASAKPHVVSPTSFNHAQDVADKFKASQPVILNLQGVDRDLARRLIDFSSGLCYGLGGHMEKVAHQVYLLTPSNVEVSPEERRRLHERGLHDA from the coding sequence ATGGCTTCCGTGTGGAAGAAGACGATGCTCTACCTCGGGCTGGGTCCCGACGACGAGTACGACGACGACGTCGAGCCCGAGACCGCCGGCCCGCCCCCACCTGCCCATCGTGACCAGGCCCCCGCCATGGCCCGGCCCGCCACCCGCACCCGTCCCGCAGCCCCACGATCGTCACCGCCCGCACCGATGGACGATGCCCCAGCGGTGCGGACCCTCCCGCCCCCTGCGGCCGCCAGCGAGCCGGTGGCTGCGAAACCCCGGGGAGTCGTCCGGCCCGTGCCCGCGGCAGCGTCCGCGAAGCCCCACGTCGTGTCCCCCACGTCCTTCAACCATGCCCAGGACGTGGCCGACAAGTTCAAGGCCAGCCAACCGGTGATCCTCAACCTCCAGGGGGTCGATCGCGATCTGGCTCGCCGGCTGATCGACTTCTCCAGCGGGCTCTGCTACGGGCTCGGGGGTCACATGGAGAAGGTCGCCCACCAGGTGTACCTGCTCACCCCGTCCAACGTCGAGGTCTCACCGGAGGAGCGGCGCCGCCTCCACGAGCGCGGCCTGCACGACGCGTGA
- the lspA gene encoding signal peptidase II codes for MPAASERHHRLLPAAVAATVVLADQLTKWWALEALADGRVIDLVWTLRLNLTYNTGFAFSLGGGFGPLIAVVVIAVIGVLVWHGRTISSRAGAMAVGLLLGGALSNLGDRAFRGDGFLSGAVVDFIDLQWWPIFNLADAAVVIGVALFLVSSFRAAEP; via the coding sequence GTGCCGGCCGCCTCGGAGCGGCATCATCGGCTGCTCCCGGCGGCCGTCGCCGCGACCGTCGTCCTGGCTGATCAGTTGACGAAGTGGTGGGCACTCGAGGCGCTCGCCGACGGCCGGGTCATCGACCTCGTGTGGACCCTGCGTCTCAACCTCACGTACAACACCGGCTTCGCCTTCAGCCTCGGCGGCGGGTTCGGCCCACTCATCGCGGTGGTCGTGATCGCGGTCATCGGCGTGCTGGTCTGGCACGGCCGCACGATCTCGTCGCGGGCCGGCGCGATGGCGGTCGGGTTGCTGCTCGGTGGTGCGCTCAGCAACCTCGGCGACCGGGCCTTCCGGGGTGACGGGTTCCTGTCCGGGGCCGTGGTGGATTTCATCGACCTGCAGTGGTGGCCCATCTTCAACCTGGCGGACGCGGCCGTGGTGATCGGGGTGGCACTGTTCCTGGTGAGCTCCTTCCGGGCTGCGGAGCCGTGA
- a CDS encoding TraR/DksA family transcriptional regulator produces MATKKAPTKKAAARKAPAKKAAKKAPVKKAPVKKAARKAPAKKAAKKAPAKKAAKKAPAKKAAASKAPARQAPPGKPKSPFDAKFLDAQREALLKERSRLVHDAEALTAEANELAQMREPGDVQFDEESGEGDTLAVERERDLALSAQFRSQVEEIDRALAKIVDGTYGICEVSGLAIPKERLRAIPWARERVEYKAGGFGRR; encoded by the coding sequence ATGGCGACGAAGAAGGCCCCCACCAAGAAGGCGGCCGCCAGGAAGGCGCCGGCGAAGAAGGCCGCCAAGAAGGCGCCGGTGAAGAAGGCGCCGGTGAAGAAGGCGGCCAGGAAGGCGCCGGCGAAGAAGGCCGCCAAGAAGGCGCCGGCGAAGAAGGCCGCCAAGAAGGCGCCGGCGAAGAAGGCCGCTGCCAGCAAGGCTCCGGCCAGGCAGGCGCCGCCCGGCAAGCCCAAGTCGCCGTTCGACGCGAAGTTCCTCGACGCCCAGCGGGAGGCGCTGCTGAAAGAGCGTTCCCGACTGGTTCACGACGCCGAGGCGCTGACCGCCGAGGCCAACGAGCTGGCCCAGATGCGCGAACCCGGCGACGTCCAGTTCGACGAGGAGTCCGGCGAGGGCGACACCCTGGCCGTCGAGCGTGAGCGCGACCTGGCGCTCTCCGCGCAGTTCCGCAGCCAGGTGGAGGAGATCGACCGGGCCCTGGCGAAGATCGTCGACGGCACCTACGGCATCTGCGAGGTCTCGGGTCTCGCGATCCCCAAGGAGCGGCTCCGGGCCATCCCCTGGGCCCGGGAGCGCGTCGAGTACAAGGCCGGGGGGTTCGGGCGCCGCTGA
- a CDS encoding RluA family pseudouridine synthase produces MIERVPAALAGERVDRAVSLMTGASRAEAAELVTAGRVLVNGVAVKTKSHRVEEGDRLEVDRPLPGPGAGPQPDPAVAFEVLHEDPDVVIVDKPPGLVVHPGAGCRVGTLVNGLLARYPEIATVGPEPQRPGIVHRLDRDTSGLMVVARTAAAYDGLVEALAARRVERRYQALAWGAFESARGVVDAPIGRSARDPTRMAVATGGREARTRYEVVRSFHEPVAVTLLRCQLETGRTHQIRVHLAAIGHPVVGDERYGGARPSLPVPRIFLHAGELRFEHPVTGATIAVESPLPTDLRRVLDRLS; encoded by the coding sequence GTGATCGAGAGGGTCCCCGCCGCACTGGCCGGTGAGCGGGTGGATCGGGCGGTGTCGCTCATGACGGGTGCCAGCCGGGCCGAGGCCGCCGAGCTGGTCACCGCCGGACGGGTACTGGTCAACGGCGTGGCGGTCAAGACCAAGTCGCATCGGGTCGAGGAGGGCGATCGTCTCGAGGTCGACCGTCCCCTGCCGGGCCCCGGAGCGGGACCCCAGCCGGATCCGGCCGTGGCGTTCGAGGTCCTCCACGAAGATCCCGACGTGGTGATCGTCGACAAGCCTCCCGGCCTGGTCGTGCATCCCGGGGCGGGGTGCCGGGTGGGAACGCTGGTCAACGGGCTGCTGGCCCGCTACCCGGAGATCGCCACGGTGGGGCCGGAGCCACAACGACCGGGGATCGTGCACCGTCTCGATCGGGACACGTCCGGGCTGATGGTGGTGGCGCGAACGGCGGCAGCCTACGACGGGCTGGTCGAAGCGCTGGCAGCCCGGCGGGTCGAGCGGCGTTACCAGGCGCTGGCCTGGGGGGCGTTCGAGAGTGCCCGGGGGGTCGTCGATGCTCCCATCGGACGCTCGGCTCGGGATCCGACCCGGATGGCCGTGGCCACCGGCGGCCGTGAGGCGCGAACCCGCTACGAGGTGGTGAGGTCCTTCCACGAACCGGTGGCGGTGACCTTGTTGCGCTGCCAGCTCGAGACCGGGAGGACTCACCAGATCCGCGTCCACCTCGCGGCGATCGGGCATCCGGTCGTGGGCGACGAGCGCTACGGCGGTGCCCGCCCTTCGCTGCCAGTGCCGAGGATCTTCCTCCACGCGGGCGAGCTGCGCTTCGAGCACCCGGTGACGGGGGCCACCATCGCGGTCGAGTCCCCCCTGCCGACCGATCTGCGTCGGGTGCTCGACCGACTCAGCTGA
- the ileS gene encoding isoleucine--tRNA ligase: protein MPFGPVDPDLDLVALEERVLARWAERDIVGAVRRLRKDGEPWIFYEGPPTANGRPGLHHVWARVFKDLYPRFQTMRGKRVPRKGGWDCHGLPVELEVEKELGLSSKQEIEAFGIANFNQRCRESVHRYVEHWGALTSRAGVWIDTADAYWTLSNEYIESVWWLLEQMWVKGLLYEGHRVIPYCARCGTALSSHELGQPDVYRDVVDPSVYVRFPLVDRDADLLVWTTTPWTLISNVAAAVGPDIDYVRVRDQGGGRDLVMAAARAPEDAEVLERWRGHDLVGWSYRRPFDLLEPPVGADGWRVVAADFVSTDEGTGIVHLAPAFGEDDARVGRAEDLPVLNPVQADGTFDQRTGPFAGRFVKDADPAIIEDLRARGLLVREQPYEHAYPHCWRCGTPLIYWAKTSWFIRTSEQRDTLIRENEKINWQPPNIKYGRFGKWLEGNVDWALSRDRFWGTPLPIWRCRSCGSDTCIGSVAELSRRAGRDLSELDLHRPYVDEVTFPCEHCGGDAHRLPPVLDAWFDSGAMPSSQFHYPFDNDETFHRSFPADFICEAIDQTRGWFYSLLAVNALVFGQTPYRNVVCLALVVDEHGQKMSKSRGNVIEPWDIFNTQGADALRWYFFSGGQPWTPRRVHEDGIRESTRQTLLTLWNVHSFFATYADLDGWQPDGQAPSTPTHVLDRWILSELDDTIEQVTAALEAFDALEGASRLARFVDDLSNWYVRRSRARFWKSSDPTAHATLYRCLTTTARLLAPFCPFLAEEIYTTLTGEDSVHLADWPQPGGHRDEALAAQMEGARRLVGIGRAARTDAKVKVRQPLRRAMILHPGAPLDPEVQQEVIAELNVKSLETIDTLSGLMSWSILPNFRVLGPRLGPKVNEIKRALTSADGSALRQQLVDQGFIEVAGERLVAGDVELRAQRHEAFALAEDAGWAVALDLELDPELRAEGTARELVRALNELRKESGFEIADRIRVRIEPAPAVAAALGEHRDWIAGEILATTFEVRDIGDGTGVQVIDVDGEPVRVSLERA from the coding sequence ATGCCCTTCGGTCCCGTCGACCCCGATCTCGACCTGGTTGCTCTCGAAGAGCGTGTGCTGGCCCGATGGGCCGAGCGCGACATCGTGGGCGCGGTTCGCCGCCTCCGCAAGGATGGGGAGCCCTGGATCTTCTACGAGGGGCCACCGACCGCCAACGGCCGACCCGGTCTGCACCACGTGTGGGCCCGGGTGTTCAAAGACCTCTACCCGCGCTTTCAGACCATGCGGGGCAAGCGGGTGCCTCGGAAAGGTGGCTGGGACTGTCACGGCCTGCCGGTGGAGCTCGAGGTGGAGAAGGAGCTTGGCCTCAGCAGCAAGCAGGAGATCGAGGCCTTCGGCATCGCGAACTTCAACCAGCGCTGCCGGGAGTCGGTCCATCGCTACGTGGAGCACTGGGGGGCGCTCACCTCCAGGGCCGGGGTGTGGATCGACACCGCGGACGCCTACTGGACGCTCTCCAACGAGTACATCGAGTCCGTCTGGTGGCTGCTCGAGCAGATGTGGGTCAAGGGTCTGCTCTACGAAGGGCACCGGGTCATCCCCTACTGCGCCCGCTGCGGCACCGCGCTGTCGTCGCATGAGCTCGGCCAACCCGATGTCTACCGCGACGTGGTCGACCCCTCGGTGTACGTCCGGTTCCCTCTCGTCGACCGTGACGCCGACCTGCTGGTGTGGACCACCACTCCCTGGACCTTGATCTCCAACGTCGCCGCCGCAGTCGGCCCCGACATCGACTACGTCCGGGTGCGCGACCAGGGCGGCGGGCGGGACCTGGTCATGGCCGCGGCCCGCGCCCCCGAGGATGCCGAGGTGCTCGAGCGCTGGCGGGGCCACGACCTCGTCGGCTGGAGCTACCGGCGACCCTTCGATCTCCTCGAACCGCCGGTGGGGGCCGATGGCTGGCGCGTGGTCGCCGCGGACTTCGTTAGCACCGACGAGGGCACCGGCATCGTCCACCTCGCGCCCGCCTTCGGCGAGGATGACGCCCGGGTGGGGCGGGCCGAGGACCTCCCCGTCCTGAACCCGGTGCAGGCGGACGGCACCTTCGACCAGCGCACGGGCCCGTTCGCCGGCCGTTTCGTCAAGGACGCCGACCCGGCGATCATCGAGGACCTGAGGGCCCGCGGCCTGCTCGTGCGCGAGCAGCCCTACGAGCACGCCTACCCCCACTGCTGGCGCTGCGGCACCCCGCTGATCTACTGGGCGAAGACCTCGTGGTTCATCCGCACCTCCGAACAGCGCGACACCCTCATCCGGGAGAACGAGAAGATCAACTGGCAGCCGCCCAACATCAAGTACGGCCGGTTCGGCAAGTGGCTCGAGGGCAACGTCGACTGGGCGCTGTCGCGCGACCGGTTCTGGGGGACGCCGCTACCGATCTGGCGGTGCCGGAGCTGCGGCTCGGACACCTGCATCGGGTCGGTGGCCGAGCTGTCCCGCCGGGCCGGCCGCGACCTGTCGGAGCTGGACCTGCACCGTCCCTACGTGGACGAGGTGACGTTCCCCTGCGAGCACTGCGGTGGTGACGCCCACCGGCTGCCTCCGGTGCTCGACGCCTGGTTCGACTCCGGCGCCATGCCCTCGTCGCAGTTCCACTACCCCTTCGACAACGACGAGACCTTCCACCGCTCGTTCCCCGCGGACTTCATCTGCGAGGCCATCGACCAGACCCGCGGCTGGTTCTACTCGCTGCTGGCGGTGAACGCCCTGGTCTTCGGCCAAACCCCGTACCGCAACGTGGTCTGCCTCGCGCTGGTGGTCGACGAGCACGGCCAGAAGATGTCCAAGTCCCGTGGCAACGTCATCGAGCCGTGGGACATCTTCAACACCCAGGGGGCCGACGCCCTCCGGTGGTACTTCTTCTCTGGCGGCCAGCCCTGGACCCCTCGCCGGGTCCACGAGGACGGCATCCGGGAGAGCACCCGCCAGACGCTGCTCACACTGTGGAACGTCCATTCGTTCTTCGCCACCTACGCCGACCTCGACGGCTGGCAGCCCGACGGCCAGGCGCCGAGCACCCCGACCCACGTGCTCGACCGCTGGATCCTCTCCGAGCTCGACGACACGATCGAGCAGGTGACGGCGGCGCTCGAGGCCTTCGACGCCCTGGAAGGCGCGAGCCGGCTGGCCCGCTTCGTCGACGATCTGTCGAACTGGTACGTCCGCCGCTCCCGGGCCCGCTTCTGGAAGAGCAGCGATCCAACAGCCCATGCCACCCTCTACCGGTGCCTCACCACCACCGCCCGGCTGTTGGCACCGTTCTGCCCGTTCCTTGCCGAGGAGATCTACACCACCCTCACCGGCGAGGACTCGGTGCACCTGGCGGACTGGCCACAGCCGGGGGGGCACCGTGACGAGGCGCTGGCGGCGCAGATGGAGGGGGCTCGCCGGCTGGTGGGCATCGGTCGGGCTGCCCGCACCGACGCCAAGGTGAAGGTCCGCCAGCCGCTGCGCCGGGCGATGATCCTACATCCCGGCGCGCCGCTCGACCCGGAGGTGCAGCAGGAGGTCATCGCCGAGCTCAACGTCAAGTCGCTGGAGACCATCGACACGCTCTCGGGCCTCATGAGCTGGTCGATCCTCCCCAACTTCCGGGTGCTCGGCCCACGCCTCGGGCCGAAGGTCAACGAGATCAAGCGCGCCCTGACCTCGGCTGATGGGTCGGCCCTTCGCCAGCAACTCGTCGACCAGGGCTTCATCGAGGTCGCCGGCGAGCGCCTCGTGGCAGGCGACGTCGAACTACGGGCTCAGCGACACGAGGCGTTCGCGCTGGCCGAGGACGCCGGTTGGGCGGTGGCGCTCGACCTCGAGCTCGACCCCGAGCTGCGCGCCGAGGGCACCGCCCGCGAGCTGGTACGGGCGTTGAACGAGCTGCGCAAGGAGTCGGGCTTCGAGATCGCGGACCGCATCCGGGTGCGGATCGAGCCCGCACCTGCGGTGGCGGCCGCCCTCGGCGAGCACCGCGACTGGATCGCCGGGGAGATCCTCGCCACCACCTTCGAGGTGAGAGACATCGGGGACGGCACCGGCGTGCAGGTGATCGACGTCGACGGGGAGCCGGTGCGGGTCAGCCTCGAACGAGCCTGA
- a CDS encoding YggT family protein: MGIICYLLQVYLLVLLVRILLSWFPISDGGALGSLYRVLEAVTEPVLAPLRGVLPPVRLGAVALDLSPLVVFFGIQILLAFLCR, encoded by the coding sequence GTGGGGATCATCTGCTACCTGCTGCAGGTGTACCTGTTGGTGCTCCTGGTGCGCATCCTGCTGTCGTGGTTCCCCATCTCGGACGGCGGCGCGCTGGGGTCGCTGTACCGGGTCCTGGAGGCCGTCACCGAGCCTGTCCTGGCGCCCCTCCGGGGTGTGCTGCCACCGGTCAGGTTGGGCGCGGTGGCGCTCGACCTGTCACCTCTCGTGGTCTTCTTCGGCATCCAGATCCTGCTCGCGTTCCTGTGCCGATGA